One part of the Chromatiales bacterium genome encodes these proteins:
- a CDS encoding cyclic nucleotide-binding domain-containing protein: protein MDTTATIEALRHSPLTARLTDAQVAALAELACHRDLVRDEVLLTEGEVDASVHVVVTGCLAVTRDTGGGQGLTLAMLKPGDMAGALGFVDDHAHSASLRAMEPTAVCSIDRASVEQLVDRDPWLVYRLMQNIARSVHDILHRMNSQFVELNNYITKTHGRY from the coding sequence ATGGATACGACGGCTACGATCGAGGCCCTGCGGCACTCACCCCTGACCGCCCGATTGACCGACGCACAGGTGGCGGCGCTCGCAGAGCTCGCCTGTCACCGTGATCTGGTCCGCGACGAGGTGCTGCTGACCGAAGGCGAGGTCGACGCAAGCGTGCATGTCGTCGTCACCGGCTGTCTCGCCGTGACCCGCGATACCGGTGGCGGCCAGGGCCTGACCCTGGCCATGCTCAAACCCGGCGACATGGCGGGTGCGCTTGGCTTTGTCGACGATCACGCACATTCGGCGAGCCTGCGCGCGATGGAACCGACAGCGGTTTGCAGCATCGACCGCGCCAGTGTCGAACAACTCGTCGACCGCGACCCCTGGCTGGTCTACCGCCTGATGCAGAACATCGCGCGCTCGGTGCACGACATCCTGCACCGCATGAATTCGCAGTTCGTCGAACTCAACAACTACATCACCAAGACCCACGGTCGTTACTGA
- the recN gene encoding DNA repair protein RecN, giving the protein MLISLAIRDLAVVSSQSLELGPGLTVLSGETGAGKSILIDALLLAMGARADRTTVRTGAARADISAVFDISERSGILDWLAARELDAQGECLLRRVVGADGRSRGFVNGAPVPIATLTELGALLVDIHGQNTHQSLAAPVEQLRRLDHYGALQGEARALADCFAEWAQANELLQRREQSAQARAEHRDLLRFQVDELDELALGTDEFEQLGAEHARLSNLERLLSEGGQSMDALDADDGPRGQLATLAERLRELAGLDAGLEDIAQTVNGAVIALDEAGSDLRRYLDRLETDDARIQTVEQRLDCIHTLARKHRVRAGDLFARHAELAAELADLDAGEQGLDTLRAQVEALAKQYDGLAAALGRRRREAALGLSAEVEALLGELGMSQARLAIEFEPRAERSATGTERARFMVATNPGHAPGPIHKIASGGELSRISLALQVATVAASSVPTLIFDEVDAGVGGRVAEQVGRLLRRLGANRQVLCVTHLPQVAVHGHAHLRVDKQVRDGRTETSVQTLEPEQRTGEIARMLGGAEITEQTRAHAAEMLERAHPH; this is encoded by the coding sequence ATGCTGATCAGTCTCGCAATCCGCGATCTGGCCGTGGTCAGCAGCCAGAGTCTGGAACTCGGCCCAGGGCTCACGGTGCTGTCGGGCGAAACCGGTGCCGGCAAGTCGATCCTGATCGACGCGCTGCTGCTGGCGATGGGCGCGCGCGCCGACCGCACGACGGTGCGCACCGGCGCCGCGCGCGCCGACATCAGCGCGGTCTTCGACATCAGCGAGCGGTCCGGCATCCTCGACTGGCTCGCCGCCCGCGAACTGGATGCCCAGGGCGAATGCCTGCTGCGTCGCGTGGTCGGCGCCGATGGGCGTTCGCGCGGATTCGTCAATGGTGCGCCGGTACCGATCGCCACACTGACCGAACTCGGCGCGCTGCTCGTCGACATCCACGGCCAGAACACCCACCAGTCGCTGGCCGCACCGGTCGAGCAACTGCGTCGCCTCGATCACTACGGCGCGCTGCAGGGCGAAGCCCGGGCACTCGCCGACTGCTTTGCCGAGTGGGCTCAGGCGAACGAGCTGCTTCAGAGGCGCGAACAGTCCGCCCAAGCGCGCGCCGAACATCGCGACCTGCTGCGCTTCCAGGTCGACGAACTCGACGAACTGGCCCTCGGCACCGATGAATTCGAGCAGCTCGGTGCGGAGCATGCCCGGCTGTCGAACCTCGAGCGGCTGCTCAGCGAGGGCGGACAATCCATGGACGCGCTGGACGCGGACGACGGCCCGCGCGGGCAGCTCGCAACCCTGGCGGAGCGGCTGCGCGAGCTGGCCGGGCTGGATGCCGGGCTCGAAGACATCGCGCAGACCGTCAATGGCGCAGTCATTGCGCTCGATGAGGCCGGCTCCGACCTGCGTCGTTATCTCGACCGCCTGGAAACCGACGACGCCCGCATCCAGACCGTAGAACAGCGGCTGGACTGCATCCACACCCTGGCGCGCAAACATCGCGTGCGGGCCGGCGATCTGTTCGCGCGGCATGCGGAACTCGCTGCGGAACTGGCGGACCTGGACGCCGGCGAACAGGGCCTGGACACCCTGCGCGCGCAGGTCGAAGCCCTGGCGAAGCAATACGATGGTCTCGCAGCCGCGCTCGGACGGCGGCGGCGCGAAGCCGCGCTCGGCCTGAGCGCCGAAGTCGAGGCACTGCTCGGCGAACTCGGCATGTCCCAGGCGCGGCTTGCGATCGAGTTCGAACCGCGCGCCGAGCGCAGCGCGACCGGCACCGAGCGGGCGCGCTTCATGGTCGCCACCAATCCCGGTCACGCGCCGGGTCCGATCCACAAGATCGCCTCGGGCGGCGAACTCTCCCGCATCAGCCTCGCGTTGCAGGTCGCGACCGTGGCGGCCTCGAGCGTGCCGACCCTGATCTTCGACGAGGTCGACGCCGGCGTCGGCGGGCGCGTCGCCGAACAGGTCGGGCGCCTGCTGCGACGGCTCGGCGCGAACCGCCAGGTCCTGTGCGTCACCCACCTGCCGCAGGTCGCGGTGCATGGACACGCCCACCTGCGGGTCGACAAGCAGGTGCGCGATGGTCGTACCGAAACCAGCGTGCAGACGCTCGAACCCGAGCAGCGTACGGGTGAAATCGCACGCATGCTCGGCGGCGCGGAAATCACCGAGCAGACCCGCGCACATGCGGCCGAGATGCTCGAACGTGCGCATCCGCATTAG
- a CDS encoding NAD(+) kinase, which produces MASRFQSIGLIGKPEDPRVSGALAALAGWLGTRVPKVLFEETTAACCAQAGTTGLPIDELARRVDLAIVLGGDGTLLHCARAMLATDVPLVGVNLGRLGFLAEISAGDMQTSLERILDGEFLEERRSILACEIEHEGHAVSRADAFNDVVVHKWGTARMIELETTIGGRFLNRQRADGLIVSTPTGSTAYALSGGGPILEPQLDATLLVPICPHTLSNRPLVVSGDEPIEITVADAMANTARVTCDGQTGFEVPTGARVRVVRKRERVRLLHLPEYDYFSVLRAKLRWG; this is translated from the coding sequence ATGGCGTCACGCTTTCAAAGCATCGGGCTGATCGGAAAACCGGAGGACCCGCGTGTCAGCGGCGCGCTGGCCGCGCTCGCCGGCTGGCTGGGCACGCGCGTGCCCAAGGTCCTGTTCGAGGAGACCACGGCCGCCTGCTGTGCGCAGGCCGGCACGACCGGTCTGCCAATCGATGAACTCGCCCGGCGTGTGGACCTCGCCATCGTACTGGGTGGCGACGGCACGCTGCTGCACTGCGCACGGGCGATGCTCGCGACGGACGTGCCGCTGGTGGGCGTCAACCTGGGTCGCCTCGGATTTCTCGCCGAGATCTCGGCTGGCGACATGCAAACCAGCCTCGAACGCATCCTCGACGGCGAATTCCTGGAGGAACGTCGCTCCATCCTCGCCTGCGAGATCGAGCACGAGGGTCACGCGGTGAGCCGTGCCGACGCCTTCAACGACGTGGTCGTGCACAAGTGGGGCACGGCGCGGATGATCGAACTGGAAACCACCATCGGCGGACGGTTCCTGAATCGCCAGCGCGCCGACGGACTGATCGTTTCGACCCCGACCGGGTCGACGGCCTATGCGCTGTCCGGTGGCGGCCCGATCCTCGAACCGCAGCTCGACGCGACGCTGCTGGTGCCGATCTGCCCGCACACACTCAGCAACCGGCCACTGGTCGTGAGCGGCGATGAACCCATCGAGATCACAGTCGCGGACGCCATGGCGAACACCGCGCGCGTGACCTGTGACGGCCAGACCGGATTCGAAGTCCCGACGGGCGCCCGCGTGCGGGTCGTGCGCAAGCGCGAGCGGGTGCGCCTGCTGCACCTGCCGGAGTACGACTACTTCTCGGTCCTGCGCGCGAAGCTGCGCTGGGGCTGA
- a CDS encoding ATP-dependent zinc protease — MSRPASWRNRLAAPLAALLIASSANAAKTAGWVEPVFLGPQRVPLQAKLDTGADTASLHAAYPRYFSRDGVDWVQLEIGAGSARPVILERPILRYVTIRRHFGAVQRRPVIRLEVCVGGVTRTIEANLVDRSGLDYPLLLGRSALADEFVVDPSRTHLTDPAACRPNPD; from the coding sequence GTGTCAAGGCCAGCGTCGTGGCGGAACCGGCTTGCGGCGCCGCTTGCCGCCCTGCTGATCGCATCCAGCGCGAATGCCGCGAAGACAGCGGGCTGGGTCGAGCCCGTATTCCTCGGTCCGCAGCGGGTGCCGTTGCAGGCCAAGCTCGATACCGGCGCCGACACGGCCTCGCTGCATGCGGCGTACCCCCGGTACTTCAGCCGCGATGGCGTCGACTGGGTACAGCTCGAAATCGGCGCCGGCTCGGCGCGCCCCGTGATCCTCGAACGGCCGATCCTGCGCTATGTGACCATCCGCCGGCACTTTGGTGCGGTCCAGCGCAGGCCCGTGATCCGTCTGGAGGTCTGTGTCGGCGGCGTGACGCGCACGATCGAAGCGAATCTGGTGGATCGCAGCGGCCTCGACTATCCACTGCTGCTCGGACGCTCGGCGCTCGCCGACGAGTTCGTCGTCGACCCTTCCAGAACCCACCTGACCGACCCTGCGGCCTGCCGTCCGAATCCCGACTGA
- the hrcA gene encoding heat-inducible transcriptional repressor HrcA, producing MITHLSNLRPTLTDRQQHLLKVLVERYIEDAQPVGSRSLARDSGLDLSPATIRNVMADLEDLGLVSSPHTSAGRIPTVAGYRIFVDSLVTCRPVDDASVRELRSVLRADIISSGELLARASQMLSGVTNLAGLVMVPRRSRVAFRHIEFLPLAGNRVLAILVTDEREVHNRILHTDRDYAAAELEQAANFLNQQYAGRDLNSAREQLIRELRATREHMNERMASIIAMAEQVMGVEGEADSGDYVLSGQTNLMQIEDLADMRRLRDLFEAFTEKQQILHLLEKCVQANGVKVFIGEESGYQPLDGCSVVASQYQVDGEVIGVLGVIGPTRMAYDRVIPVVDITARLLSAALKQP from the coding sequence ATCATCACGCATTTGTCGAATCTGAGGCCAACACTCACGGATCGTCAGCAGCACCTGCTGAAGGTGCTGGTCGAGCGTTATATCGAAGACGCGCAGCCGGTCGGATCGCGCTCGCTCGCGCGCGATTCCGGGCTTGATCTCAGCCCCGCGACGATACGCAACGTCATGGCCGATCTGGAAGACCTCGGCCTGGTCAGTTCGCCGCACACCTCGGCGGGGCGCATTCCCACGGTTGCCGGCTACCGGATCTTTGTCGATTCTCTGGTGACCTGCCGGCCGGTCGACGATGCATCGGTGCGTGAGCTCCGCTCCGTGCTGCGGGCCGACATCATTTCGTCCGGCGAGCTGCTCGCGCGTGCCTCGCAGATGCTCTCGGGCGTGACGAACCTGGCCGGTCTGGTCATGGTGCCACGCCGATCGCGCGTTGCGTTCCGGCATATCGAGTTTCTGCCGCTGGCCGGTAACCGCGTGCTGGCGATCCTCGTGACCGACGAGCGCGAGGTCCATAACCGCATCCTGCATACCGATCGTGACTACGCCGCCGCCGAGCTGGAGCAGGCGGCAAATTTCCTGAATCAGCAGTACGCCGGTCGCGACCTGAACAGCGCGCGGGAGCAGCTGATTCGGGAACTGCGCGCCACGCGCGAGCACATGAACGAACGCATGGCCTCGATCATCGCGATGGCCGAGCAGGTCATGGGTGTCGAAGGCGAGGCCGATTCCGGCGACTATGTGCTGAGCGGTCAGACCAACCTCATGCAGATCGAGGACCTCGCCGACATGCGGCGCCTGCGCGATCTGTTCGAGGCCTTCACCGAGAAACAGCAGATCCTGCACCTGCTGGAGAAATGCGTGCAGGCGAACGGCGTGAAGGTGTTCATCGGCGAGGAATCCGGCTACCAGCCGCTCGATGGATGCAGCGTGGTCGCCTCGCAGTACCAGGTCGACGGCGAGGTCATCGGCGTGCTCGGCGTGATCGGGCCGACGCGCATGGCCTACGATCGGGTCATCCCGGTCGTCGACATAACCGCGCGCCTGCTCAGCGCGGCCTTGAAACAACCCTAG
- the grpE gene encoding nucleotide exchange factor GrpE, which produces MPDQDPTAVDPSRSNASPADATPFDTPAGAEAADARLAAAEQEAADLRDQLLRLRAEMDNLRKRQQRELDAAHKYAGERFASELLPVRDSMELGWLTIADDAADITKVREGYELTIRQLDVMMEKVGLEPVDPEGLPFDPERHQAMATEPSAELAPNTVVKVYQKGWLLHDRLLRPAMVVVSTRP; this is translated from the coding sequence ATGCCGGACCAGGACCCCACCGCGGTCGATCCGTCGAGATCCAATGCGAGCCCCGCCGACGCCACGCCGTTCGATACGCCGGCCGGGGCCGAGGCCGCCGATGCCCGACTCGCCGCCGCCGAGCAGGAGGCCGCCGATCTGCGTGATCAGCTGCTGCGGCTGCGTGCCGAAATGGACAATCTGCGCAAGCGCCAGCAGCGCGAGCTGGACGCGGCGCACAAGTACGCCGGCGAGCGTTTTGCCAGCGAGCTGCTGCCGGTGCGCGATTCCATGGAACTCGGCTGGCTGACCATCGCGGACGACGCCGCGGACATCACCAAGGTGCGCGAGGGCTACGAGCTGACCATCCGCCAGCTCGACGTCATGATGGAGAAGGTCGGGCTGGAGCCGGTCGACCCCGAGGGTCTGCCCTTCGACCCGGAGCGGCACCAGGCAATGGCGACCGAGCCGAGCGCGGAACTCGCGCCGAACACGGTCGTGAAGGTCTACCAGAAGGGCTGGCTGCTGCACGACCGGCTGCTGCGCCCGGCCATGGTCGTGGTCTCGACCCGGCCATGA